Part of the Candidatus Goldiibacteriota bacterium HGW-Goldbacteria-1 genome is shown below.
ATTTCCACGGGCAACAAATGCGCGTCAGGGACAGGTGAATTTTTTCTTCAGCAGATAAAAAGGATGGACCTTGGCCTTGAAAACGCGATTGAAACAGCGTTAAACGGCGAACCGTACGCGGTATCCGGAAGATGTTCCGTATTCTGCAAGTCTGACTGCACGCACGCTTTAAACAAAGGCGTCCCTGTTGGAAACGTGGCGGCAGGCCTGTGCGATATGATTGCGGAAAAAATTGTTGAACTTGTGGTAAAAGTGCCGCATGAAAAAATAATGATAACAGGCGGAACCGCCCTTAATTCCGCGGTTATTAAATATGTAAAACAACACCTTGAAAATGTCATAGTTCCTAAAGAAGCGCCTTATGTGGAAGCGCTTGGCGCGGCTATGGCCGCTTTTGAAAAGGGCAAAGCTGTTTCAAAAGAGATGTTTAATGAAGGCGTTACAAGTTTCACCACACTTATCCCGCTTAAAGAAGCGGAAAAGCTTGTTACCTTTAATAAGTCAGAACGCGGTATATTAAAAGAAGGCGACAGGTGTATTCTTGGGCTTGATGTGGGTTCCACCACCACAAAAGCGGTGCTTTTACGCGCGGATGACGACAAAGTGCTTGCGGATATTTATTTAAGGACAAACGGTAATCCCATAGAAGCGTCGCGCAAATGCTATGAAAGCATTCTGGAGCAGATGAAGGGAATTAAGGCAAAAATTGTCGGGATAGGCGTTACCGGTTCCGGAAGGCAGATAGCCGGATTGTATTCTTTAACTGACGGCATTATTAACGAAATTATTGCCCATGCCGCGGCAGCGGTTTTCTTTGACCCTGAAGTTGACACCATATTTGAAATTGGCGGGCAGGACGCAAAATATACCCACATCACCGCGGGCGTGGCGTCTGATTACGCCATGAATGAAGCGTGTTCCGCGGGAACAGGGTCTTTTCTTGAAGAGGCCGCCTATGAATCGCTTGGCGTGGATTACAGGGAAATAGCGGATGTTGCAATTAAAGCTAAAAGGCCGCCAAATTTCAATGACCAGTGCGCGGCGTTTATCTCATCTGACATTAAAAACGCAAGCCATGAGGGTATAACAAGGGAAGACATTCTTGCCGGGCTTGTTTATTCAATCTGTTTTAACTATGTAAACAGGGTAAAAGGGCACAGGCCGGTTGGCAATAAAGTTTTTATGCAGGGCGGCGTGTGTTACAACAAAGCGGTTCCGCTTGCAATGGCGGCTATCACGCAGAAACCCATCATAGTTCCGCCGGATCCCGGCCTTATGGGCGCGTTCGGCGTGGCGCTTGAAATTAAAAAACGCCTTGCGCTGGGATTATTAAAAGAAGAAAATTTTGACCTTGAAAAGATAATCGGCCGCCAGGTAGTAAATGAAAAACCGTTTGTATGCGCGGGCGGAAAAGAAAAATGCGATTTAAAGTGCAAAATAAACATGATACGCATAGAGGATAAAGTTTATCCTTTTGGCGGCGCATGCAACAGGTATTACAATCAGAGGTTTAAGATAAACGTGGATGCGGACAAACTTGATTTTGTATCCGCAAGAAATAAGCTGGCTTTTGAAAAATACTGCCCGGCGCTGCCTGTAAATGAAAAAGCCCCTTCAATAGGGATAAACAGAAGTTTTATTGTGCATCAGATTTTCCCGCTTTATTACAATTTCTTTTCAACTCTTGGGTGCAAAATAATCACATCCGAAGAGATGGATGAAAACGCGCTGCATAAACAGACCACTTCTTTTTGTTACCCGGCGCAGGTTTCACTTGCCATGTTTTCTGACCTTATTTCCAAAAATCCTGACTATTATTTTATGCCTCACGTTGAAGAAATGAACGTGGAAAACGGGGAGCCAAGAAAAGAATTCTCCGCTACGTGTATATTCACGCAGGGCGAAGCGTTCTGGATGAAACAGATATTCCGCGATAAAGGGCTTGAAGATAAAATGCTGACCCCCACGCTGAACTTTGCAAAGGGTTATGAAAAAGAAAAAGGCAAGTTTGTGGAAATAGGAAAAAAGCTTGGCTTCACTGCGGCGAAATCTGCGGAAGCGTTTGAAAAAGCGCTGTCTGTGCAGGCGGCTTACAGGGAAGAAAAGAAGAAACTTGGGCGCGATGTCATAGAAGAACTGCATAAGCACCCGGAAAAAACAGCTGTTGTGCTTTTTGGCGCGCCTCATAACGCTTTTAATGATGATACAAACAAGGGTATTCCCAAAAAACTTACCACTCGCGGTTACATGGTAATTCCGTTTGACATACTTCCCACAGAGCATGAAGTAATTGAAGACCCGCACGATGACTATATGCACTGGGAAATAGGGCAGAAGATTATTAAAGGCGCCCAGATTGTAAAAAAAGACAACCAGCTTTTTGGAATGTATATTACTAATTTCCTTTGCGCTATTGATTCGCTGCTTGTAACTTATTTCAGGCGCATCATGAACCAGAAACCATCGCTGACGCTTGAAATTGACGGGCACACGGCAGACGCGGGAATTGACACAAGGGTGGAAGCTTTTATTGATGTTGTAAAAAATTACCTTGAAATAACAAAGAAAGAGAAAGAACCGGTGCATTCATCCTATGTACCCGCCCGCATACTTGTGGAAAATACAGGGATGTTTTTTGTGGATTCCGAAGGCGAAAAATTCAAGCTTACAGACAAGCGCGTTAAAATGATTCTGCCCAATATGGGCGATTTAACAACCCCGCTTGTGGCGTCTGTTTTCAGAAAAGAAGGCGTTAACACAGAGGCAATGGGCGTGGCAGACAAGGAAACTTTAAGGCTTGGAAGAAGTGTTACCACGGGAAAAGAATGCCTTCCAATGGTATTGTGCATAGGTTCCATGCTTAAATACCTTGAAACAAGGACAAACAAAGATGAAAAACTTGTGGTCTTTCAGCCAAGGGCCGCGGGCTATTGCAGGCTTGGACAGTACCATGTTTTTATGAACATGCTGGTTAAAGAAAGAAAAATTAAGGATGTGGCACTGTTATCGCTTGCCAATGAAGAACGCTACACAGGTTTTGGCCCCAAGCTTATGATAAACGCCTGGTACGCGCTTTTAGCCGGGGATGTGCTTGATGATATAAGAAATTCAATATGGACAATAGCCAAAGACCCGGTATCAGGCGAGGAAATATTAAACCAGGAACATAAAAAAATAGAAGCGTCACTTGATGGGTCGTCGGGAATTGATTTTTACAAGCAGATAAAAATGTCCGCTAAAGTCCTGTCAAAGATACCGCTTAAGATGAAACTGCACGAAGCCCCTGAAGTTTCTATAATGGGGGAAATATTTGTAAGAAGGGACACGTTCTCTAATAAGGGCATAGCCAAACGCCTGGCAGAAAAGGGTTTCATTGCCAGAACCGCGCACATTTCCGAGTGGCTGTATTACCTGACGTATATGATAGAAAATAAGCTGCACATACCGGACTACACAATGCTTGGCTGGCTTGAATATAAAATTACTGATGCCACGCAGCGTTATATGGAAATGAAAGTTAAAAAGATTTTTGAAAAATCCGGATTGTACGTCGCTGAAGCCGTTGATATTGATGATATCGTAAAGTATTCAGAACACATACTGCCAAAAGCGTTAAAAGGCGAACCGGGCATGATTATGGGTGTCACGATGCGCGATGTTTTTAATAAGTACGCGGGTGTGGTAAATATAGGCCCGTTCTCCTGTATGCCGGTAAGGTTTACGGAAGCTGTTGTGTCAAACAGCCTTGATATGAAAGGCAAGCAGGAAGCATATAAATTCGCGGGAGAAGCTCTTGACCAGGGAGCATTCGGCGATGAAGACAGAATGCCGTTTTTAACTATTGAAGCGGACGGCAATCCTTATCCGCAGCTGCTTGAGGCGCGTTTTGACAGCTTCAGCCTGCAGGCGGCAAGGGTGGCGGAAAAGCAGGGTAAAAAGGTGGCAGTAAAAGTCATCTGAAAATAATAAACTAAATGAAAAAATAAAAAAGCGTGGGCGTTAAGTTCACGCTTTTTTTATTCGGGAGTTACAAGTGAGCCGGGAAATTCGTGTGATATATGAAGATGAAGACTACGCCGTGGTTGAAAAACAGGCGGGTGTTTTAACCATTCCGGACAGGTACAAGCCGGAACTGTTTAACCTTTATACCGCGCTTAACGAAAAATACGGAAAAATATTTATTGTGCACCGGCTGGATAAAGATACAAGCGGTGTTATTGTTTTTGCCAAAAATGCCGAAGCGCACAGGGACTTAAGTATCAAATTTGAAAAAGGGGAAGCGCGTAAAACTTACCTTGCCGTAATAAAGGGCATTCCGGAAAAAGAAAGCGGAACAATTGATCTGCCGTTGGCGCCGTTAAAAAATTATAAAAACATTATGTCGGTAAATTACAAAATTGGAAAAAAATCTGTAACTACATATAAAATCCTGCAGAAGTATAAAGGCTACTCCTTAGCCGAAGTAAAACTTTTAACGGGCAGAATGCATCAGATAAGGGCGCATTTTAGGGCAATAGGCAATCCGCTAGCACTGGATACTCTTTATACGGACAAACATAAACAAAGCATAACATCCGGTGAAATCTTAAACACACCGGACAACAGGGAACTGATATCCCGGCTTACACTTCACGCCGCGCAGATTCAATTTGAAAGTATAAAGAATATAAAATTAAAATTTGGGGCGCCTTTACCCAATGACATGTCTTTGTTAATACAAACCCTTCAAAAATCCGCGTAATTATTGCTCCGTTTATACATCTTAGTTAAACGGTTAACCAAATTACGAAAATAATCATGAAAAAAATTTGACTTTTCGTCACTTAACCGGTTAAACTTATAATAAGAGTGAAACACCGTTCCGGATAAAGATAAGCAGGTTAGTTTTGACGTTAAAACAGTAATATAGAATCAATTAAAACGTTTTAATAGACATACGCGGAGGTGAAAAAGATGGGTAAAAAGGTGATGCTTTTTCTTTGTATGGCTTTTTTAATACCTTCATTTCTTTTTGCCGAACCAAGAATCTTAAGTTATTCTATGACTCCGCCAAACCCTTCCTTTGGAGATGCAGTAACGGTTCACGTTGAATTCTGTGCGCAGAATTATAATTCAGGATGGATGGCCCTTGCGGTAAGTACCCAGCCGGTAAGGGTAAACGCGGCGCTGTCCGGTGTAGGCCAGGTTTTTGTAATCTCACGCGCCGGTTTTGATGTGCCGACATCAAGGCCTGCTACAACACAGGGCGGGGTTATTGGGTATCAGGTAAGCACCACCACAACAGCCGCACCTGTCTGCAATGACTGCAATAGCACAAATCCAAATGGCCAGCTTTATGTTGAAGACTGGGTTGTTCATGTTCCTGCGGCTGACAATTTTCCGGGATGCGTGGTTGACAACCTTTATATGCATATAGGATTTAAAGATAATAATATGAATGAAAGCGACTGGCACAACCTGCAGCAGCCTGCCTGCGCGGGTGCGTCGCTTACGTGGTCAATGCCTCTTTTGCCTGAAGAATTCAGTATAAGAAAAAGGGTTGAAGGTGTTATTCAGGAACAAAACGACCTTGTTTTATTTTCTGTGGACTACTCTTATTCCAACGGAAGGCTTACCATAACAGATACGATTCCATCCGCGTGGAACGGCGATCTTGAACTTGTATCTTTTGGGCCGACATCAATAACCGGCGGAATAGTAAGCGGGCCAAATCCCGGGG
Proteins encoded:
- a CDS encoding activase — protein: MMKKAYGICLGASTISAVELGRNNDKTEVLKVIRKEHDGNPKEVFVEVVKELNTGDAPVLVTGRRFRTYVNLPSITEPEAVEEALQFINPTGEKFDAVVSAGGETFMVYRLDSNSRITGISTGNKCASGTGEFFLQQIKRMDLGLENAIETALNGEPYAVSGRCSVFCKSDCTHALNKGVPVGNVAAGLCDMIAEKIVELVVKVPHEKIMITGGTALNSAVIKYVKQHLENVIVPKEAPYVEALGAAMAAFEKGKAVSKEMFNEGVTSFTTLIPLKEAEKLVTFNKSERGILKEGDRCILGLDVGSTTTKAVLLRADDDKVLADIYLRTNGNPIEASRKCYESILEQMKGIKAKIVGIGVTGSGRQIAGLYSLTDGIINEIIAHAAAAVFFDPEVDTIFEIGGQDAKYTHITAGVASDYAMNEACSAGTGSFLEEAAYESLGVDYREIADVAIKAKRPPNFNDQCAAFISSDIKNASHEGITREDILAGLVYSICFNYVNRVKGHRPVGNKVFMQGGVCYNKAVPLAMAAITQKPIIVPPDPGLMGAFGVALEIKKRLALGLLKEENFDLEKIIGRQVVNEKPFVCAGGKEKCDLKCKINMIRIEDKVYPFGGACNRYYNQRFKINVDADKLDFVSARNKLAFEKYCPALPVNEKAPSIGINRSFIVHQIFPLYYNFFSTLGCKIITSEEMDENALHKQTTSFCYPAQVSLAMFSDLISKNPDYYFMPHVEEMNVENGEPRKEFSATCIFTQGEAFWMKQIFRDKGLEDKMLTPTLNFAKGYEKEKGKFVEIGKKLGFTAAKSAEAFEKALSVQAAYREEKKKLGRDVIEELHKHPEKTAVVLFGAPHNAFNDDTNKGIPKKLTTRGYMVIPFDILPTEHEVIEDPHDDYMHWEIGQKIIKGAQIVKKDNQLFGMYITNFLCAIDSLLVTYFRRIMNQKPSLTLEIDGHTADAGIDTRVEAFIDVVKNYLEITKKEKEPVHSSYVPARILVENTGMFFVDSEGEKFKLTDKRVKMILPNMGDLTTPLVASVFRKEGVNTEAMGVADKETLRLGRSVTTGKECLPMVLCIGSMLKYLETRTNKDEKLVVFQPRAAGYCRLGQYHVFMNMLVKERKIKDVALLSLANEERYTGFGPKLMINAWYALLAGDVLDDIRNSIWTIAKDPVSGEEILNQEHKKIEASLDGSSGIDFYKQIKMSAKVLSKIPLKMKLHEAPEVSIMGEIFVRRDTFSNKGIAKRLAEKGFIARTAHISEWLYYLTYMIENKLHIPDYTMLGWLEYKITDATQRYMEMKVKKIFEKSGLYVAEAVDIDDIVKYSEHILPKALKGEPGMIMGVTMRDVFNKYAGVVNIGPFSCMPVRFTEAVVSNSLDMKGKQEAYKFAGEALDQGAFGDEDRMPFLTIEADGNPYPQLLEARFDSFSLQAARVAEKQGKKVAVKVI
- a CDS encoding RluA family pseudouridine synthase; translation: MRELQVSREIRVIYEDEDYAVVEKQAGVLTIPDRYKPELFNLYTALNEKYGKIFIVHRLDKDTSGVIVFAKNAEAHRDLSIKFEKGEARKTYLAVIKGIPEKESGTIDLPLAPLKNYKNIMSVNYKIGKKSVTTYKILQKYKGYSLAEVKLLTGRMHQIRAHFRAIGNPLALDTLYTDKHKQSITSGEILNTPDNRELISRLTLHAAQIQFESIKNIKLKFGAPLPNDMSLLIQTLQKSA